The following proteins come from a genomic window of Streptomyces sp. NBC_00539:
- the mca gene encoding mycothiol conjugate amidase Mca — MTEQLRLMAVHAHPDDESSKGAATMAKYVSEGVPVLVVTCTGGERGSILNPKLQGDKYIEEHIHEVRAKEMDEAREILGIEQEWLGYVDSGLPEGDPLPPLPEGCFALADVEEAAGRLVKKIRAFRPQVITTYDENGGYPHPDHIMTHKVTMVAFDGAADTEKFPEAEFGPAYQPQKLYYNQGFNKPRTIALHEALLARGLESPYGEWLERWKEFERKERTLTTHVPCADFFEIRDKALIAHATQIDPDGGWFRVPMDIQREVWPTEEYELVKSFVDTSLPESDLFAGIRENA, encoded by the coding sequence TTGACCGAGCAGCTTCGACTGATGGCCGTCCATGCCCACCCCGACGACGAGTCGAGCAAGGGCGCGGCCACCATGGCCAAGTACGTGTCCGAGGGGGTGCCGGTACTCGTCGTGACCTGCACCGGTGGCGAGCGCGGCTCGATCCTGAACCCCAAGCTCCAGGGTGACAAGTACATCGAGGAGCACATCCACGAGGTGCGCGCGAAGGAGATGGACGAGGCGCGCGAGATCCTCGGCATCGAGCAGGAGTGGCTCGGCTACGTCGACTCCGGCCTTCCCGAGGGCGACCCGCTGCCGCCGCTGCCCGAGGGCTGCTTCGCGCTCGCCGACGTCGAGGAGGCCGCCGGCCGCCTGGTGAAGAAGATCCGCGCCTTCCGGCCGCAGGTGATCACCACGTACGACGAGAACGGCGGGTACCCGCACCCCGACCACATCATGACCCACAAGGTCACCATGGTCGCCTTCGACGGCGCGGCCGACACCGAGAAGTTCCCCGAGGCCGAGTTCGGCCCCGCCTACCAGCCGCAGAAGCTCTACTACAACCAGGGCTTCAACAAGCCGCGCACCATCGCCCTGCACGAGGCGCTGCTCGCGCGCGGCCTGGAGTCCCCCTACGGAGAGTGGCTGGAGCGCTGGAAGGAGTTCGAGCGCAAGGAGCGGACGCTGACCACCCACGTCCCCTGCGCCGACTTCTTCGAGATCCGTGACAAGGCGCTCATCGCGCACGCCACGCAGATCGACCCCGACGGCGGCTGGTTCCGCGTCCCGATGGACATCCAGCGGGAGGTCTGGCCCACCGAGGAGTACGAGCTCGTGAAGTCGTTCGTGGACACTTCCCTCCCCGAGTCCGACCTCTTCGCGGGCATCCGGGAGAATGCGTAG
- a CDS encoding tetratricopeptide repeat protein produces MRDGHRGEAERLLERAVEEEARRGPVDKAALLARGREALEQIAVAAAEEYEAYVRALDEAAAGEESLAEAFRRANTSTALLVTGVAAVAAAGADLAFGVAAGSALGAGLAAGVAGAAATVAKVTALHLPAANRRAGVLGRPGGAEQLRLHWLSVLEVRGIRPFLEQQRLVVAAVRTGPRGSGGAGGGVVGLAKQPGGSGPALRGTDRSAQARRRSALEQSFGQLPQSEAVFAGRRAELARIVQWVQAARAGTETRPVVVVLHGEPGSGRTALALRAAHALRDQFRGACVVDLRGGAAEAGQAPLPTREALLHLLNRLGAPREQLLFREGASAEQQVRRLGELYHQHLQGQPVTVVLDDAVDPAQVRALVPERSESLVLVTAPGPLELPADLAAWVHQLPVTRLARTEAAELVGAAGGAPYDEEAQAVLLELGAGLPLALRVLAPLGPVGPVAEPGPAGSGLEAALALAYARMPEERRRLLRRLTLAGRASLGPSAAAALIDADPVEAGRLLRELADAGLLDHVRGERYRMHDAVRAYAAARLAADEDRAHAAAAHERLIRNYAHLADSVIRMVDGKMSTRAHHFGGHGFASLDAALRWLDDESSFITAALRHSQDVDQQAVLDLLGALCDFCLLRGDLYRLGEINELARAVEGGRPGPDGRLARSVQWRTGIAARQLGDLDKARTTLTSVVDQYMEARQEAGAAMALVSLGITLHHQGNLPEAAARLREALALQEGDDLAGDRAWGLHALAAVERDRGLLAEALSLLERSLVLHRESESVHGEAWAHLQLGQVHLRLGGVERAEEELRSALELYGRTRDDRGEAWARTQLGRARVVAGDPDPALERLRDALARHRLAEDARGEAWTLYYLGQALEEGGERDAAVRELERARAMFSRMRDVYGLAHARHHSGRVTRDQRAAQTGNLRNSGYARQLLVDARADFRRIGLAHGEAWTCLELAVIDAGNARVPQAVVLCEEAARLFVSYGDLRGEDWARFLRCTLLPYAAEGDPQEAAAELARLSAAPHPLRDGRLADCLDAYAVIVDRGVDPAEGWQAWRLGLVPNLHSREVMGVRVP; encoded by the coding sequence ATGCGGGATGGTCATCGTGGTGAGGCCGAACGGCTGTTGGAGCGGGCCGTGGAGGAGGAGGCGCGGCGGGGGCCGGTGGACAAGGCGGCGCTGCTCGCGCGGGGGCGGGAGGCGCTGGAGCAGATCGCGGTGGCCGCCGCCGAGGAGTACGAGGCGTACGTGCGGGCGCTGGACGAGGCGGCCGCCGGGGAGGAGTCCCTGGCCGAGGCGTTCCGGCGGGCGAACACCTCCACCGCCCTGCTGGTGACCGGAGTCGCCGCGGTGGCCGCCGCCGGGGCCGACCTGGCCTTCGGCGTGGCGGCCGGGAGCGCCCTCGGTGCCGGGCTGGCGGCGGGAGTTGCCGGGGCCGCGGCGACGGTGGCCAAGGTGACGGCCCTGCACCTGCCGGCCGCGAACCGGCGGGCCGGCGTCCTGGGCCGGCCGGGCGGCGCCGAGCAGCTGAGGCTGCATTGGCTGTCGGTGCTGGAGGTGCGCGGGATCCGTCCGTTCCTGGAGCAGCAGCGGCTGGTGGTGGCGGCGGTGCGCACCGGTCCGCGCGGCTCGGGCGGGGCGGGGGGCGGCGTGGTGGGCCTCGCGAAGCAGCCGGGCGGGAGCGGGCCCGCGCTGCGCGGTACGGACCGCAGTGCGCAGGCCCGTCGGCGCAGCGCGCTGGAGCAGTCGTTCGGGCAGCTCCCGCAGTCGGAAGCGGTGTTCGCGGGGCGGCGGGCGGAGCTGGCCCGGATCGTGCAGTGGGTGCAGGCGGCCCGGGCCGGTACGGAGACCCGGCCGGTGGTCGTGGTGCTGCACGGCGAGCCGGGTTCGGGCCGTACGGCCCTGGCGTTGCGGGCGGCGCACGCGCTGCGGGACCAGTTCCGGGGCGCGTGCGTGGTGGACCTGCGGGGCGGGGCGGCCGAGGCGGGTCAGGCCCCGCTGCCGACGCGGGAGGCGTTGCTGCACCTGCTGAACCGGCTCGGGGCCCCGCGGGAGCAGTTGCTGTTCCGGGAGGGGGCGTCGGCGGAGCAGCAGGTGCGGCGGCTCGGCGAGCTGTACCACCAGCACCTGCAGGGGCAGCCGGTGACGGTGGTGCTGGACGACGCGGTGGATCCGGCGCAGGTCCGCGCGCTGGTGCCGGAGCGGTCGGAGAGCCTGGTGCTGGTGACGGCGCCGGGGCCGCTGGAGCTGCCGGCGGACCTCGCGGCGTGGGTGCACCAGCTGCCCGTCACACGGCTGGCGCGGACGGAGGCGGCCGAGTTGGTCGGGGCCGCGGGCGGCGCCCCGTACGACGAGGAGGCGCAGGCGGTCCTGCTGGAGCTCGGAGCCGGGCTGCCGCTCGCGCTGCGCGTGCTGGCGCCGCTGGGTCCGGTGGGTCCGGTGGCGGAGCCCGGCCCGGCGGGATCCGGGCTCGAAGCGGCGCTGGCCCTGGCCTACGCGCGCATGCCCGAGGAGCGGCGCCGGCTGCTGCGGCGCCTGACCCTGGCGGGGCGCGCCTCGCTCGGCCCGTCGGCAGCGGCGGCGTTGATCGACGCCGACCCGGTGGAGGCCGGGCGGCTGCTGCGCGAACTGGCGGACGCCGGGCTGCTGGACCACGTACGCGGCGAGCGGTACCGGATGCACGACGCGGTGCGCGCGTACGCGGCGGCGCGGCTCGCTGCGGACGAGGACAGGGCGCATGCGGCGGCCGCGCACGAGCGGCTGATCCGCAATTACGCGCACCTCGCGGACTCGGTGATCCGGATGGTCGACGGGAAGATGTCGACGCGCGCGCACCACTTCGGCGGTCACGGCTTCGCTTCCCTCGACGCGGCGCTGCGCTGGCTGGACGACGAGTCGAGCTTCATCACGGCGGCGCTGCGGCACTCGCAGGACGTGGACCAGCAGGCGGTACTGGACCTGCTGGGCGCGCTCTGCGACTTCTGCCTGCTGCGCGGGGACCTGTACCGGCTCGGGGAGATCAACGAGCTGGCCCGGGCGGTGGAGGGCGGCCGGCCGGGCCCGGACGGGCGGCTGGCGCGTTCGGTGCAGTGGCGCACGGGGATCGCGGCGCGCCAGCTCGGCGACCTGGACAAGGCGCGCACGACGCTGACGTCGGTGGTCGACCAGTACATGGAGGCCAGGCAGGAGGCGGGCGCGGCGATGGCGCTGGTCTCGCTCGGCATCACGCTGCACCACCAGGGCAACCTGCCGGAGGCGGCGGCCCGGCTCCGTGAGGCGCTGGCCCTGCAGGAAGGGGACGACCTGGCGGGCGACCGCGCGTGGGGTCTGCACGCGCTCGCGGCGGTGGAGCGTGACCGGGGGCTGCTGGCGGAGGCACTGTCCCTGCTGGAGCGTTCGCTGGTGCTGCACCGGGAGAGCGAGAGCGTGCACGGCGAGGCGTGGGCGCACCTCCAACTCGGGCAGGTGCACCTGCGTCTGGGCGGGGTGGAACGGGCGGAGGAGGAGCTGCGCTCGGCCCTGGAGCTGTACGGGCGCACCCGTGACGACCGCGGTGAGGCGTGGGCGCGGACGCAGCTGGGGCGGGCCCGGGTCGTCGCGGGGGATCCGGATCCGGCGCTGGAGCGGCTGCGGGACGCGCTGGCCCGTCACCGGCTCGCGGAGGACGCGCGGGGTGAGGCGTGGACGCTGTACTACCTCGGGCAGGCGCTGGAGGAGGGGGGTGAGCGGGACGCGGCGGTGCGGGAGCTGGAGCGGGCCCGGGCGATGTTCTCGCGGATGCGGGACGTGTACGGGCTGGCGCACGCCCGGCACCATTCGGGCCGGGTGACCCGCGACCAGCGGGCGGCGCAGACGGGGAACCTGCGCAACTCCGGCTACGCCCGGCAGCTGCTGGTGGACGCGCGCGCGGACTTCCGGCGGATCGGGCTGGCGCACGGCGAGGCGTGGACGTGCCTGGAGCTGGCGGTGATCGACGCGGGCAACGCGCGGGTGCCGCAGGCCGTGGTGCTGTGCGAGGAGGCCGCGCGGCTGTTCGTTTCGTACGGGGACCTGCGGGGCGAGGACTGGGCCCGCTTCCTGCGCTGCACGCTGCTGCCGTACGCCGCCGAGGGCGATCCGCAGGAGGCGGCGGCGGAACTGGCACGGCTGTCGGCGGCCCCGCATCCGCTGCGGGACGGCCGGCTGGCGGACTGCCTGGACGCGTACGCGGTGATCGTGGACCGGGGCGTCGATCCGGCGGAGGGCTGGCAGGCGTGGCGCCTGGGCCTGGTGCCGAACCTCCACTCCCGGGAGGTCATGGGCGTGCGGGTGCCGTGA